In Cloacibacterium caeni, a single window of DNA contains:
- a CDS encoding Lrp/AsnC family transcriptional regulator, producing the protein MELDSIDKKLLYFLQEDSKQTTKELSHKLDLSVTAVYERIKKLEKQGVISKYVALIDKHKVEKNFIVLCHVKLTQHKKEYVLQFEKEIMTLPEVTECFHVSGDYDYILKICVKNMEEYRDFMVKKLTTLQHIGSTHSSFMIAEVKNTTTIEV; encoded by the coding sequence ATGGAACTGGACTCAATTGATAAAAAATTGCTCTACTTTCTTCAGGAAGATAGCAAACAAACGACTAAAGAATTGTCTCACAAGTTAGATTTGTCTGTGACGGCGGTTTATGAGCGCATCAAAAAATTAGAAAAGCAAGGCGTTATTTCTAAATATGTGGCGCTGATTGATAAACATAAAGTGGAGAAAAACTTCATCGTGCTCTGTCATGTGAAATTAACGCAACACAAGAAAGAATACGTGTTACAGTTTGAAAAAGAAATTATGACTTTGCCAGAAGTCACAGAATGTTTCCACGTGAGTGGCGATTACGATTATATCTTAAAAATCTGTGTAAAAAACATGGAAGAATACCGAGATTTTATGGTTAAAAAACTCACAACTTTACAACACATCGGTTCTACACACAGTTCTTTTATGATTGCAGAAGTGAAAAATACTACAACGATTGAGGTGTAA
- a CDS encoding aminopeptidase P family protein gives MTTKYEQISSSLFIKNRKKFVEKMQPNSLAIFNSNDIYPISSDSTMPFAQHRDIFYLSGVDQEESILLIFPDAYNEEHREILFLRETNEHIAVWEGEKLTKEKATEVSGVKTVFWLSDFDRIFYNLMNEAENIYLNRNEHYRAVLEVQTREDRFIERVKREFPLHEILRSNPILQHLRSIKEPEEIELLQKACNITEKGVRRLLSFVKPGVWEYEIEAELMHEFLRNRSKGFAYTPIIASGENANVLHYIANNMQCKDGDVILLDVGAEYANYSSDLTRMIPVNGKFTARQKEIYNAVLDMKNFATSLLVPGNNWYDYHKECGEFYTSKFLELGLLDKADIQNQDKNWPAYKKYMMHGTSHHLGLDTHDYGILKDKFVENMVFTVEPGIYLPAEGFGVRIEDDMVIQNSGPAFNLMKNIPIEVEEIEELMNS, from the coding sequence ATGACAACTAAATACGAACAAATTTCTAGTTCACTTTTTATCAAAAATCGTAAAAAGTTTGTAGAAAAAATGCAGCCTAATTCTTTGGCTATTTTTAATTCTAATGATATTTATCCAATAAGTTCAGACTCTACGATGCCTTTTGCGCAGCACAGAGATATTTTTTATCTGAGCGGAGTAGACCAAGAGGAGAGCATTTTGTTGATTTTTCCTGATGCTTACAATGAAGAGCACCGCGAAATTCTTTTCTTAAGAGAAACGAATGAACATATCGCTGTTTGGGAAGGCGAAAAATTAACCAAAGAAAAAGCAACTGAAGTTTCTGGAGTGAAAACGGTATTTTGGCTATCAGATTTTGATAGAATTTTCTACAATCTGATGAACGAAGCCGAAAATATTTATCTCAATAGAAATGAGCATTATAGAGCTGTTTTAGAAGTGCAAACTCGTGAAGACAGATTCATCGAAAGAGTAAAAAGAGAGTTCCCGCTTCATGAAATTTTAAGAAGTAATCCTATTCTTCAGCATTTGAGAAGTATCAAAGAGCCAGAAGAAATAGAATTATTACAAAAAGCATGTAACATCACCGAAAAAGGAGTGAGAAGATTGCTTTCTTTCGTGAAACCTGGAGTTTGGGAATACGAAATTGAAGCAGAACTCATGCACGAATTTTTGAGAAATAGAAGTAAAGGTTTTGCGTATACACCAATTATTGCAAGTGGCGAAAACGCAAATGTACTGCACTATATTGCCAATAATATGCAATGTAAAGATGGAGATGTAATTTTACTAGATGTAGGTGCAGAATATGCCAATTATTCATCTGACCTTACCAGAATGATTCCTGTGAATGGTAAATTTACGGCGAGACAAAAAGAGATTTATAATGCAGTATTAGACATGAAAAACTTTGCAACCTCTCTATTAGTTCCTGGAAATAATTGGTATGATTATCATAAAGAATGTGGAGAATTCTACACGTCTAAATTCTTAGAATTAGGACTTCTTGACAAAGCTGATATTCAAAACCAAGATAAAAATTGGCCAGCTTACAAAAAATACATGATGCACGGAACATCTCACCATTTAGGTCTTGATACACATGATTACGGAATTTTAAAAGATAAATTTGTGGAAAATATGGTGTTTACTGTAGAGCCGGGGATTTATCTTCCTGCAGAAGGTTTTGGTGTGAGAATAGAAGATGATATGGTGATTCAGAATTCTGGACCTGCTTTTAATCTGATGAAAAACATTCCGATTGAAGTAGAGGAAATAGAAGAATTGATGAATTCTTAA
- the mce gene encoding methylmalonyl-CoA epimerase: protein MKIEHLGIAIKSLETSDNLFAKLLGKSNYKQESVEREGVTTSFYQLGESKIELLEATNPESPIAKFIDKKGEGIHHIAFGVEDIRAEIERLKAEGFVFISEEPKDGADNKLVVFLHPKSTNGVLVELCQEKP, encoded by the coding sequence ATGAAAATAGAACACTTAGGAATCGCCATTAAAAGTCTAGAAACTTCAGACAATCTTTTTGCAAAACTTCTTGGGAAAAGCAATTACAAACAAGAATCGGTAGAAAGAGAAGGTGTAACTACCTCTTTTTATCAATTAGGAGAAAGCAAAATAGAACTTTTGGAAGCCACCAATCCAGAAAGTCCAATTGCTAAATTTATCGACAAAAAAGGAGAAGGAATTCACCATATTGCTTTCGGAGTAGAAGATATTAGAGCAGAAATAGAAAGATTAAAAGCAGAAGGTTTTGTTTTTATTTCCGAAGAACCAAAAGATGGCGCAGATAATAAGTTGGTGGTTTTCTTGCATCCTAAATCTACAAATGGAGTTTTGGTGGAATTGTGTCAAGAAAAACCGTAA
- a CDS encoding NAD(P)H-dependent glycerol-3-phosphate dehydrogenase has protein sequence MAKKKGKTLPTVGVVGSGSFATAIVKMLLENAKLVHWCVRNEFVKGALELRGHNPNYLTAVAFDVKKLKITTGINELVSACDIVVLATPSIYLADAIEKMTCDYEGKLFVSAIKGIIPKHNDVVAHYLRDVFKIGFRSQAVIAGPCHAEEVAMERLSYLTIAAAEKEHIDALRELFTSDYIKVSCSKDILGNEYSAILKNIYAIAAGIASGLGYGDNFNAVLVSNAIREMELFLDAVYPEHREVNDSAYLGDLLVTAYSLFSRNRNLGNLIGKGYTVKSAVQSMSMVAEGYYATRGIYEIAYEKKLKTPIINTVFSILYEGKDAEKQFKKLTEKLT, from the coding sequence ATGGCTAAAAAGAAAGGCAAAACATTGCCAACTGTTGGGGTTGTAGGAAGCGGCAGTTTCGCTACGGCAATTGTAAAAATGCTATTAGAAAATGCGAAATTGGTGCATTGGTGCGTAAGAAATGAGTTTGTAAAAGGAGCTCTAGAATTGCGCGGTCATAATCCTAATTACCTTACTGCGGTTGCTTTTGATGTAAAAAAACTGAAAATCACTACAGGTATTAATGAGTTGGTTTCTGCGTGTGATATCGTAGTTTTGGCAACTCCTTCTATCTATCTTGCAGATGCAATAGAAAAAATGACTTGCGATTACGAAGGAAAATTATTCGTTTCTGCAATCAAAGGGATTATTCCTAAACATAATGATGTAGTAGCACATTATTTAAGAGATGTTTTTAAAATTGGTTTCAGAAGTCAAGCGGTAATTGCAGGACCTTGTCATGCAGAAGAAGTAGCGATGGAAAGATTGTCTTATCTTACCATTGCAGCAGCAGAAAAAGAACATATTGATGCGCTTAGAGAACTTTTTACTTCGGATTATATTAAGGTAAGCTGTTCCAAAGATATTCTAGGAAATGAATACAGTGCTATTCTTAAAAATATTTATGCTATTGCAGCAGGAATTGCAAGTGGATTAGGTTATGGTGATAACTTTAATGCGGTTTTGGTTTCTAATGCAATTAGAGAAATGGAATTGTTTTTAGATGCAGTTTATCCAGAGCATAGAGAAGTGAATGATAGTGCATATTTAGGAGATTTATTGGTAACTGCTTATTCTCTTTTTTCTAGAAATAGAAACTTAGGAAATCTTATCGGTAAAGGATACACTGTGAAATCTGCGGTACAATCTATGAGCATGGTTGCAGAAGGATATTACGCCACTCGTGGGATTTACGAAATTGCTTACGAAAAGAAACTCAAAACGCCAATCATCAACACAGTTTTCAGTATTTTATATGAAGGAAAAGATGCCGAAAAACAATTTAAAAAATTAACGGAAAAATTAACGTAA
- the rbfA gene encoding 30S ribosome-binding factor RbfA yields MNESNRQRKVAQIIQEDFAELFRKLASESKQNFLITVSDVKVTADLSIAKIYLSIFPQEFRTPIMKEIDENKSFYRNFIGQKMAKQVRIIPELNFYLDTTLDDVERIEKELKGLGDNPIL; encoded by the coding sequence ATGAATGAAAGTAACAGACAAAGAAAAGTAGCACAGATTATTCAAGAAGATTTTGCTGAACTTTTTAGAAAACTCGCTTCAGAGAGCAAACAAAATTTTCTAATCACCGTTTCTGATGTAAAGGTAACGGCAGATTTAAGCATTGCTAAAATTTATTTGAGCATCTTTCCGCAAGAATTTAGAACGCCAATCATGAAGGAGATAGACGAAAATAAGTCTTTCTACAGAAATTTTATTGGTCAGAAAATGGCAAAACAAGTGCGAATTATTCCTGAACTTAATTTCTATTTAGACACTACACTAGATGATGTAGAACGTATAGAAAAAGAACTAAAAGGTCTGGGAGACAATCCTATTTTATAA
- a CDS encoding Rrf2 family transcriptional regulator yields MNNTRFSTALHIMTILGSKPEEWHTSDWLAGSINVNPVIVRKEISVLREAGLVESKKGKEGGTRLGKNIDQITIAEIYNAVKNSEVLGKKNQHPNPQCEVGKVINQNLDLLFSETDEVVLNFLKEKSLKNFIEQFK; encoded by the coding sequence ATGAACAATACTCGATTTTCCACAGCGCTTCATATTATGACTATTCTTGGTAGTAAACCAGAAGAATGGCATACTTCTGATTGGTTAGCTGGAAGCATCAATGTAAATCCTGTAATCGTAAGAAAAGAAATATCTGTGCTTAGAGAAGCAGGTTTGGTAGAAAGTAAAAAGGGTAAAGAAGGCGGTACTAGATTAGGAAAAAATATTGATCAAATTACAATTGCTGAAATTTACAATGCCGTAAAAAACTCAGAGGTTTTAGGTAAAAAAAATCAACATCCTAATCCGCAATGTGAAGTGGGGAAGGTGATTAATCAGAATTTGGATCTTCTTTTTTCTGAAACAGATGAGGTAGTGCTGAATTTCTTAAAAGAAAAATCTTTGAAAAATTTTATAGAACAATTCAAATAA
- a CDS encoding ABC transporter permease, protein MAKGNTAFYIARRYLIAKKGSQAVSFITGLAAFAMMVAVAAMFIIISVFSGLEDLNKDFISNLHADLTLKSAQGKVIPNIQKVTSTLKSENEISHFSKLIEEKVYIDYNNTGEIAYIRGVDSAYVKVNPIDKNIFYGSYPSFKFINEVIMEAQLNNRLAIPVANDVNVATLFMPKPGKGIINKEEDIFNKRDIYVTGIFPGNDQLNNYIIAPLELTSELLNLPKNSAYEIAIKLKNPEKANAIKEDLQNKLGNQVTIKTKAEENAAFWKMINTEKLMIYLIFALVIFITTFNLAGAIIILQLDKKDQAKSLISLGFTISDLRKTYFNTGLLIVLFGVISGLILGTIICVIQIQTGIFKATETLPFPVKIFWPNYFYVALIGLFFGISVSWIFSKINKENIIENN, encoded by the coding sequence ATGGCCAAAGGAAATACCGCTTTTTATATCGCGAGAAGATATCTCATTGCTAAAAAAGGAAGCCAAGCTGTAAGTTTTATTACAGGATTGGCTGCTTTTGCTATGATGGTAGCGGTAGCCGCCATGTTTATTATTATTTCGGTTTTTTCTGGATTAGAAGACCTCAACAAAGATTTTATTTCTAATCTACATGCTGATCTTACACTGAAAAGCGCTCAAGGAAAAGTTATCCCTAATATTCAAAAAGTAACTTCTACCCTAAAATCTGAAAACGAAATCAGTCATTTTTCTAAATTGATTGAAGAAAAAGTGTACATAGACTATAACAATACGGGCGAAATAGCTTACATAAGAGGCGTAGACTCGGCTTATGTAAAAGTAAACCCTATTGACAAAAATATTTTCTACGGAAGTTATCCTTCATTTAAATTTATCAATGAAGTGATTATGGAAGCTCAACTGAACAACAGATTGGCAATTCCCGTAGCTAATGATGTAAACGTAGCAACTCTTTTCATGCCAAAACCTGGCAAAGGAATCATCAATAAAGAAGAAGATATTTTCAATAAAAGAGATATTTATGTTACTGGAATTTTCCCTGGAAATGACCAGCTGAACAATTATATTATCGCTCCGCTTGAACTGACTTCGGAGTTACTGAACTTGCCTAAAAACTCAGCTTACGAGATTGCCATAAAACTGAAAAATCCTGAAAAAGCAAATGCTATAAAAGAAGATTTACAAAATAAACTCGGCAATCAAGTTACCATAAAAACAAAAGCAGAAGAAAACGCTGCCTTCTGGAAAATGATTAACACCGAAAAACTGATGATTTACCTCATCTTTGCTTTGGTGATTTTTATTACTACGTTTAACCTTGCTGGTGCTATTATTATTCTTCAATTGGATAAAAAAGACCAAGCTAAATCATTGATTTCTTTAGGTTTTACAATTAGTGATTTACGAAAGACTTATTTCAACACTGGTCTACTTATTGTATTGTTTGGAGTGATCTCGGGCTTGATTTTGGGGACTATTATTTGTGTCATTCAAATACAAACTGGCATTTTCAAAGCTACTGAAACATTACCTTTCCCTGTAAAAATTTTCTGGCCTAATTATTTCTATGTGGCTTTAATAGGACTTTTCTTCGGAATTTCTGTTTCTTGGATCTTCTCAAAAATTAATAAAGAGAACATTATTGAAAATAATTAA
- a CDS encoding NAD(P)-dependent oxidoreductase, with translation MKKVAVIGATGFVGTQVVKELANRGYFVNALARNTSKIEESENVKAIAVDVYNTSELSEILKGNDAVISAFNPGWTNPNIFEDFLKGATSIEKAVEESGVKRFITVGGAGSLYIAENLQLIDTPEFPAEIKPGAEAARQYLEIIKKNENLDWTFFSPAIEMHQGTAGVRKGTYRTALENPVFDESGRSILSVEDVAVALVDELENNQFVRQRFTAAY, from the coding sequence ATGAAAAAAGTCGCAGTCATTGGTGCAACAGGTTTTGTAGGCACTCAAGTAGTAAAAGAATTAGCAAATAGAGGATATTTTGTAAATGCTTTGGCTAGAAATACTTCTAAAATCGAAGAATCAGAAAATGTAAAAGCTATAGCTGTAGATGTTTACAATACTTCTGAATTATCAGAAATCCTAAAAGGAAATGACGCTGTGATTAGCGCATTTAATCCAGGTTGGACGAATCCTAATATTTTCGAAGATTTCTTAAAAGGAGCGACTAGCATAGAAAAAGCGGTAGAAGAATCTGGCGTAAAAAGATTTATTACCGTAGGTGGAGCAGGAAGTTTATATATTGCTGAAAACCTTCAATTAATAGATACTCCAGAATTTCCAGCGGAAATTAAACCAGGCGCAGAAGCAGCCAGACAATATTTAGAAATTATTAAAAAGAATGAGAATCTAGATTGGACTTTCTTTTCTCCAGCCATAGAAATGCATCAAGGAACAGCAGGTGTAAGAAAAGGAACCTATAGAACTGCACTAGAAAATCCGGTTTTTGATGAAAGCGGAAGAAGTATCCTTTCTGTAGAAGATGTAGCGGTAGCTTTGGTAGATGAATTAGAAAATAATCAGTTTGTGAGACAAAGATTTACAGCGGCTTATTAA
- a CDS encoding M23 family metallopeptidase translates to MKKFFIKKKNVQLFMGALLFVILLQSFVIAKLYSEKDDKNYQVNLVKINTQKDSLDFFKLKNDLAAVDNTVRTINNYLKAKNASNLSIEALSRDSLSSSVYLSNQSSRYSEYLVELEKRLQQVPVGHPINNGFLSSNFGMRKNPIPSKKILLASARPLAISSEKIEKDSAGNVINKSNVNVASKNAAPAEKDQMQFHKGIDYGVSYGSDVMCTATGKVIFAGQKSGYGNCVIISHGNGLATLYAHLSKINVKANQNVKAGEVIAQSGNSGRSTGPHLHYEVHKNNTPVNPKLFLNL, encoded by the coding sequence ATGAAGAAATTTTTTATAAAAAAGAAGAATGTTCAGCTATTCATGGGCGCTCTTCTTTTCGTTATCCTTCTGCAAAGTTTTGTTATTGCAAAATTATATTCAGAAAAAGATGACAAAAACTATCAAGTCAATTTAGTAAAAATTAACACCCAAAAAGACAGCTTAGATTTCTTTAAATTAAAAAATGATTTAGCCGCTGTAGACAATACAGTAAGAACAATCAACAATTATTTAAAGGCAAAAAACGCCTCTAATCTAAGTATAGAAGCTCTATCTAGAGACAGCTTATCTAGTTCGGTTTATCTGTCCAATCAGAGTTCTAGATATTCTGAATATCTTGTAGAATTAGAAAAACGTTTACAGCAAGTTCCAGTTGGTCACCCAATAAATAACGGTTTTCTTTCTTCTAATTTCGGGATGAGAAAAAATCCTATTCCGTCTAAGAAAATCCTACTCGCTTCTGCAAGACCTCTTGCTATTTCATCTGAAAAAATAGAAAAAGACAGCGCTGGAAATGTAATCAACAAAAGTAACGTTAACGTAGCATCAAAAAACGCTGCTCCTGCTGAAAAAGACCAAATGCAATTCCACAAAGGAATAGATTATGGTGTAAGTTACGGAAGTGATGTAATGTGTACTGCTACTGGAAAAGTGATTTTTGCAGGTCAGAAAAGTGGTTACGGAAACTGTGTAATCATCAGTCATGGCAATGGTTTAGCAACGCTTTACGCTCACCTTTCTAAAATTAATGTAAAAGCCAACCAAAATGTAAAAGCAGGAGAAGTAATTGCACAATCTGGCAATTCTGGAAGAAGCACTGGCCCGCATTTACATTACGAAGTTCATAAAAACAACACGCCTGTAAACCCTAAATTATTTCTAAATTTATAA
- a CDS encoding endonuclease, whose amino-acid sequence MKIKTLLIVGLLFSAANIFAQIPTGYYDGTAGLTGAALKTKLSQIITNGHQTKSYDNLYNGYPSTDSDNYYEKDGSVLDIYSENPSGKDPYVYQHGSKQCGSYKVEGDCYNREHVFPQGYFNSASPMVSDIHHIVPTDGKVNGNRSNFPFGKVGTANFVSANGSKRGTSASPNYSGTVFEPIDEFKGDVARMILYFATRYESKLSTFSDNDILTNTAFPGVEAWELAVLKEWHTNDPVSQREIDRNNAAYTYQGNRNPFIDHPEYVALIWGTTTPDTVAPTTPTNLAVTGSTSSTISLSWTASTDNIIVATYDIYLDGTLKTSSATNSATVTGLNPSTTYTFYIKAKDAAGNTSNQSNTATGTTTENTGGGGNNNNTTCGTENFEEISGTPNAYETINWTSAGITWTATDSRSDQTINNKAITLRNGKLSSSPISGGIGSLTVTTQLKFSGTNGSFKLFINGVEKGTIPYSDTVTTTTISNINVSGNVTISIQNNSTTSNRVAFDDLSWTCYNDLATSEIKSNKFSIYPNPIKNNMLFVKSENLSKIKKVEIYNTSGVLVQVAEKPFLNKNYLVLKNLPKGIYFAKFDDNAQKFVVE is encoded by the coding sequence ATGAAGATTAAAACTTTACTAATTGTAGGATTATTATTTTCTGCTGCAAACATTTTCGCACAGATACCTACAGGTTACTATGACGGAACAGCTGGTTTAACTGGAGCTGCTCTTAAAACAAAATTAAGCCAAATCATTACAAATGGTCACCAGACGAAGTCTTATGATAACCTATACAACGGATATCCATCAACGGATTCAGATAATTACTACGAAAAAGACGGCTCTGTATTAGACATTTATTCAGAAAATCCTAGCGGAAAAGACCCTTATGTCTATCAACATGGCTCTAAACAATGTGGTAGTTATAAAGTAGAAGGAGACTGCTATAATAGAGAGCACGTTTTTCCACAAGGATATTTCAATTCTGCATCTCCAATGGTTTCGGACATTCATCACATTGTACCAACTGATGGAAAAGTAAACGGAAATAGAAGTAATTTTCCTTTTGGAAAAGTGGGAACTGCCAATTTTGTTTCAGCAAACGGCTCTAAAAGAGGAACCAGCGCATCACCTAATTATAGTGGAACTGTTTTTGAACCCATTGATGAATTTAAGGGAGACGTCGCAAGGATGATTTTATATTTTGCAACAAGATATGAATCTAAACTGTCAACTTTTAGCGACAATGATATTCTCACTAATACCGCATTTCCAGGTGTAGAAGCTTGGGAATTGGCGGTTCTAAAAGAATGGCACACAAATGACCCAGTCTCTCAAAGAGAAATTGACAGAAACAATGCAGCTTATACTTATCAAGGAAATAGAAACCCATTTATAGACCACCCAGAATATGTAGCTTTAATATGGGGAACAACAACTCCTGATACAGTAGCACCAACCACACCAACAAACCTAGCCGTTACGGGAAGTACTTCTAGCACAATATCTTTATCTTGGACCGCTTCTACGGATAATATAATTGTAGCGACATATGATATTTATCTAGACGGAACGCTTAAAACTTCATCAGCTACTAATAGTGCAACCGTGACTGGCCTTAATCCGTCTACAACATATACATTTTATATAAAAGCCAAAGACGCTGCAGGAAATACATCCAATCAAAGTAATACTGCTACTGGAACTACCACAGAAAATACTGGTGGCGGTGGAAATAACAATAATACCACTTGTGGCACAGAAAATTTCGAGGAAATTAGCGGAACTCCTAATGCCTATGAAACCATAAATTGGACCAGCGCTGGAATTACATGGACAGCAACGGATTCTAGATCCGACCAAACAATTAATAATAAAGCAATTACGTTAAGAAATGGCAAATTAAGTTCTTCACCTATTTCAGGAGGAATAGGAAGTTTAACAGTAACTACACAACTTAAATTCTCTGGAACAAATGGAAGTTTTAAATTATTTATTAATGGTGTTGAAAAAGGAACAATCCCATACTCAGACACTGTAACTACCACTACCATTTCAAACATCAATGTTTCAGGAAATGTAACGATTAGTATACAAAATAATAGCACAACCTCTAACAGAGTGGCTTTTGATGATTTAAGTTGGACTTGCTATAACGATTTAGCTACCTCAGAAATAAAATCTAACAAATTCAGCATTTATCCGAATCCTATTAAGAACAACATGCTTTTTGTTAAAAGTGAAAATTTAAGTAAAATTAAAAAAGTAGAGATTTACAACACGAGCGGGGTTTTAGTTCAAGTGGCAGAAAAACCCTTTTTGAATAAAAATTACTTAGTTCTTAAAAACTTACCAAAAGGAATTTATTTTGCAAAATTTGATGATAATGCTCAGAAATTTGTAGTAGAATAA
- a CDS encoding aminotransferase class I/II-fold pyridoxal phosphate-dependent enzyme, translating to MENFDAANAIQDLQYFGEFGGVNPSISDSSTYTFLSAKTMFDTFEGNAEGCYLYSRHSSPMNLYLAQALAKMEGTEAANVTASGMGAITSTLLQICKSGDHIVSARTIYGGTYAFLKNFLPPFNIETSFVDINNFEAIENAIKPNTKVIYCESVSNPLLEVADLRKLSEICKKHNLKLIVDNTFSPLQISPIHLGADIVIHSLTKFINGSSDTVGGVYCASQQFIDDTKNVNNGSCMLLGPTMDSFRSASILKNLRTLHIRMKKHSENAMYLAEKFEKDGLKVNYPGLKSHRNHELMKSMTHQEYGFGGLLTLDAGTVDKANELMEMMQQENLGYLAVSLGFYKTLFSCSGSSTSSEIPEEERISMGLSDGLIRFSIGLDHDIERTYQKMKACMVKVGMLM from the coding sequence ATGGAAAATTTCGATGCAGCAAATGCCATTCAAGACTTACAATATTTTGGGGAATTCGGTGGGGTAAATCCTTCAATTTCTGACAGTTCTACTTATACTTTTTTATCTGCAAAAACCATGTTTGATACTTTCGAAGGCAATGCAGAAGGTTGCTATTTGTACTCCAGACATTCATCTCCGATGAATTTATACTTAGCTCAAGCTTTAGCAAAAATGGAAGGAACAGAAGCAGCGAATGTTACCGCATCTGGAATGGGCGCAATTACTTCTACTCTACTTCAAATCTGTAAAAGTGGCGACCACATTGTTTCAGCCAGAACGATTTATGGCGGAACTTACGCGTTTTTGAAAAACTTCCTGCCTCCTTTTAACATTGAGACAAGTTTTGTAGACATTAATAATTTTGAAGCGATAGAAAACGCCATCAAACCTAATACGAAGGTGATTTATTGCGAAAGCGTGAGCAATCCATTATTAGAAGTAGCAGACTTGAGAAAACTGTCTGAAATTTGTAAAAAACATAATTTAAAATTAATTGTAGACAATACGTTTTCTCCGTTGCAGATTTCGCCAATACATTTAGGTGCAGATATTGTGATTCACAGTTTAACGAAATTCATCAACGGAAGCAGCGATACAGTTGGCGGCGTTTATTGCGCTTCTCAACAATTTATAGACGATACTAAAAATGTAAATAACGGAAGTTGTATGCTTCTCGGTCCAACTATGGACAGTTTTCGTTCGGCAAGTATTTTGAAAAACCTAAGAACTTTGCACATCAGAATGAAAAAACACAGCGAAAATGCAATGTATCTCGCTGAAAAATTCGAAAAAGATGGTCTGAAAGTAAATTATCCTGGTTTAAAATCTCACAGAAATCATGAACTTATGAAATCTATGACGCACCAAGAATATGGTTTTGGTGGTTTATTAACTTTAGACGCTGGAACCGTAGACAAAGCCAATGAATTGATGGAAATGATGCAACAGGAAAACTTAGGCTACCTTGCCGTAAGTTTAGGTTTTTATAAAACATTATTCTCTTGCAGCGGAAGTTCTACCTCATCTGAAATTCCTGAAGAAGAAAGAATTTCCATGGGACTTTCTGATGGATTGATTAGATTTTCAATTGGTTTAGACCATGACATTGAAAGAACTTACCAAAAAATGAAAGCTTGTATGGTGAAAGTGGGGATGTTGATGTGA
- a CDS encoding alpha/beta hydrolase, with the protein MDLQFIVREPENITPNSQLLVMIHGYGSNEEDLFSFRHDLPEDWIIVSYRAPKMTDYNGFSWYDIDFNDAEKFIDVEQAVDSMKAIMKSIDNIKHHYQLEGKTNMMGFSQGGILTYAMTLTYPEYFQKIACLSAYPEPKILKNIKGKKEIQHLRFFISHGTEDAVIPLEWGRKAADFLYELGAFFTFREYMNGHGVNQKNYMDLINFFKS; encoded by the coding sequence ATGGATTTACAATTTATCGTAAGAGAACCCGAAAATATTACGCCAAATTCTCAACTTTTGGTGATGATTCATGGTTATGGAAGTAATGAAGAAGATTTATTTTCTTTTCGTCATGATTTGCCAGAAGATTGGATTATCGTGAGTTATAGAGCTCCAAAAATGACCGATTATAATGGTTTTTCTTGGTATGACATTGATTTTAACGATGCTGAAAAATTTATAGATGTAGAACAGGCGGTAGATTCTATGAAAGCGATTATGAAATCTATTGATAACATTAAACATCATTATCAATTAGAAGGGAAAACGAATATGATGGGATTTTCGCAAGGCGGAATTCTTACGTATGCCATGACGCTTACTTATCCAGAATATTTTCAGAAAATAGCTTGTTTAAGTGCTTATCCTGAACCTAAAATCCTTAAAAACATTAAAGGCAAAAAAGAAATTCAGCATCTTAGATTTTTTATTTCTCATGGAACTGAAGATGCTGTAATCCCATTAGAATGGGGAAGAAAAGCAGCAGATTTCTTATATGAACTGGGCGCATTCTTCACTTTTAGAGAATATATGAACGGACATGGCGTAAATCAAAAAAACTACATGGATTTAATTAACTTCTTTAAATCATAA